The Helianthus annuus cultivar XRQ/B chromosome 16, HanXRQr2.0-SUNRISE, whole genome shotgun sequence genome includes a window with the following:
- the LOC110920439 gene encoding E3 ubiquitin-protein ligase WAV3, whose amino-acid sequence MGGSKKLRQVARKLLHPCGSFSFQQPQIDGPTDNSDVVVSGEVDDFPATDKVDDSDDVMETAADVDPSNSSNKTMCAICLEVLNYSACTAPGQAIFTAQCSHAFHFDCIASNVRHGGVTCPICRAQWTHLPRNLKLPPCSFLYGNQTADPALQILDNSIATFRVHRRSILRAARYDDDDPIEPSHNLDHPRLHLSISSEPFGSSSSSEPGYRLCVRLAHQPAIDLVLVACPNGPHLRLIKQSMALVVFSLRPIDRLAVVTYSSAAARVFPLRRMTSYGKRAALQVIDRLFYMGQADPVEGLKKGVKVLMDRAYENPQSCIVHLSDNPTRPYHGFDAEVGIQIHRFHVGYTFGASNGFVMHEFEVFLDRVLGDKVRDIQLRIREDGRVVRLGELRGGEERRIPLNMITTGGGNVKTCVEYTYVEDGVRECMRTGEVVVVYGEKREEGGGGGGGEDEEGRSSNAGSWDYHDPYMARRWAKHLHAYRI is encoded by the exons ATGGGTGGATCCAAGAAACTCCGGCAAGTTGCCCGGAAACTGCTGCATCCCTGTGGCTCATTCTCTTTTCAGCAACCCCAAATCGACGGTCCTACTGATAATTCCGAT GTGGTAGTTTCAGGTGAGGTTGATGATTTTCCGGCAACCGATAAGGTTGATGATTCTGATGACGTCATGGAAACGGCTGCTGACGTAGATCCGAGCAATTCGTCTAATAAG ACCATGTGTGCAATCTGTTTAGAAGTCCTAAACTACAGTGCATGCACAGCTCCAGGCCAGGCTATATTTACAGCCCAATGCTCTCATGCTTTCCATTTTGACTGTATCGCCTCCAACGTCCGCCACGGTGGGGTCACCTGCCCTATATGTCGGGCCCAATGGACCCACCTGCCGCGAAACTTAAAGCTCCCACCTTGCAGTTTTCTCTATGGCAACCAAACCGCTGACCCCGCCCTCCAAATCCTCGACAACTCAATTGCCACTTTCAGAGTTCACAGACGCTCAATCCTACGCGCAGCACGCTATGATGACGATGACCCGATTGAACCCAGTCACAATCTTGACCATCCGCGTCTTCATCTCTCCATATCATCTGAACCGTTTGGATCCTCTTCGTCTTCAGAACCTGGTTACAGACTCTGCGTAAGACTAGCCCATCAGCCCGCTATTGATTTAGTATTGGTCGCGTGTCCAAACGGGCCACATCTCAGGCTTATAAAACAATCTATGGCATTGGTCGTTTTCTCACTTCGACCCATTGACCGTTTAGCTGTTGTCACATACTCATCCGCTGCAGCACGCGTGTTCCCTCTAAGACGCATGACATCATATGGTAAACGCGCTGCACTTCAGGTAATCGACCGGTTGTTCTATATGGGGCAAGCGGATCCAGTTGAGGGGCTAAAGAAAGGCGTAAAGGTGTTAATGGACCGCGCGTATGAAAACCCTCAATCGTGTATTGTTCATCTGTCGGACAACCCTACAAGACCGTACCATGGGTTTGACGCAGAAGTGGGGATCCAGATTCATCGGTTTCATGTTGGGTATACGTTTGGGGCGTCAAACGGGTTCGTGATGCACGAATTCGAGGTGTTTTTAGATAGAGTGTTGGGGGATAAAGTAAGAGACATTCAGCTGAGGATTAGAGAAGATGGTAGGGTTGTTAGACTTGGTGAACTTAGAGGTGGGGAAGAAAGGAGAATCCCATTAAATATGATCACTACAGGAGGAGGGAATGTTAAGACTTGTGTGGAGTATACTTACGTCGAAGATGGCGTGCGCGAATGTATGAGAACAGGGGAGGTTGTGGTTGTATATGGGGAGAAAAGGGAGGAGggcggtggcggaggtggtggtgaAGATGAAGAGGGTAGAAGTAGTAATGCTGGAAGTTGGGACTACCATGACCCTTATATGGCTAGAAGATGGGCTAAACATTTGCATGCTTACAGAATCTGA